A single genomic interval of Litoreibacter ponti harbors:
- a CDS encoding ribonuclease D: MANFLHKGDLPDDLDLGPVVAIDCETMGLNPHRDRLCVVQLSGGDGNAHLVQIAQGQTEAPNLCKLLEDPEILKLFHFGRFDIAAMLNAFGALTAPVYCTKIASKLVRTYTDRHGLKNLLQELLGVDVSKQQQSSDWGAPELTKAQHDYAASDVLYLHKLKSELDRMLEREGRMEMAQACFDFLPMRAQLDLAGWPEIDIFSH, translated from the coding sequence ATGGCGAACTTCCTGCATAAGGGCGATCTGCCCGACGACCTCGATCTTGGCCCGGTAGTGGCCATCGATTGCGAGACGATGGGCCTGAACCCGCATCGCGACCGGCTATGCGTCGTGCAGCTGTCGGGCGGCGACGGCAATGCGCATCTGGTGCAGATAGCGCAGGGCCAGACGGAGGCGCCGAACCTGTGCAAACTGCTCGAAGACCCCGAGATCCTGAAGCTCTTTCATTTCGGCCGCTTCGACATCGCCGCGATGCTCAACGCGTTTGGCGCGCTCACCGCGCCCGTCTATTGCACCAAGATCGCGTCCAAGCTGGTTCGCACCTACACCGACCGCCACGGCCTGAAGAACCTGTTGCAGGAGCTGCTGGGCGTTGATGTCTCCAAGCAGCAGCAATCCAGCGACTGGGGCGCGCCCGAGCTGACCAAGGCGCAGCATGATTACGCGGCCTCGGACGTGTTGTATCTGCACAAGCTGAAGTCCGAGCTCGACCGGATGCTGGAACGCGAGGGCCGTATGGAGATGGCGCAGGCCTGTTTTGACTTCCTACCGATGCGCGCTCAGCTGGATTTGGCCGGCTGGCCTGAAATCGACATCTTCTCGCACTAA
- a CDS encoding 3-carboxy-cis,cis-muconate cycloisomerase, which yields MISIFDQSLMGGLFGDPELRDILSEEKTLSRYIEIEVAYTKALGQSDAVNPDIATRAATAIESAQIFTDALHRASGVDGIIIPDLIRQIKERADPELHAAIHTGLTSQDVMDTALVLALREANSLLSQRIEAVGQSLGALHAQFGTHTMMGVTRMQDALPITVGDRIDAWGMPFDDHQTRLTELTPRLIRLQIGGPVGLRDLPDGVAQALAATLDLPLPPKAWHSMRDGLAEYASWLSLVSGTLGKMGQDIAMMALQGREISLSGGGTSSAMAHKKNPVKAELLVTLATFNATQLAGMHTALRAELERSGAMWALEWMLLPQMIAATGLGLNTALSLLKDIKDLGAPA from the coding sequence GTGATTTCGATATTCGATCAAAGCCTGATGGGCGGCCTCTTCGGAGACCCCGAACTGCGCGATATTCTGTCCGAAGAAAAGACCCTGTCGCGTTACATCGAGATCGAGGTGGCCTATACAAAGGCGCTCGGTCAATCCGATGCCGTAAACCCTGATATCGCCACCCGAGCCGCCACCGCCATCGAGAGCGCGCAGATTTTCACCGACGCGCTGCATCGCGCCAGCGGGGTCGATGGGATTATCATTCCGGACCTGATCCGCCAGATCAAAGAACGCGCAGACCCCGAATTGCACGCCGCCATCCACACCGGCCTGACGTCACAGGACGTGATGGACACCGCGCTTGTGCTCGCTTTGCGGGAGGCGAACAGCCTTTTGTCCCAGCGCATCGAAGCGGTCGGTCAATCCCTTGGCGCGCTGCACGCGCAATTCGGCACCCACACTATGATGGGCGTGACCCGGATGCAGGATGCGCTGCCTATCACTGTGGGCGACCGCATCGACGCCTGGGGCATGCCGTTCGACGACCATCAGACCCGCTTAACGGAACTCACCCCACGACTGATCCGCCTGCAGATCGGCGGACCTGTCGGATTGCGCGATCTGCCCGACGGCGTGGCACAGGCGCTTGCCGCGACGCTAGACCTGCCGCTGCCTCCCAAGGCGTGGCACAGCATGCGCGACGGGCTGGCGGAATACGCGAGCTGGCTGTCCCTTGTCTCTGGCACGCTGGGCAAGATGGGTCAGGACATCGCCATGATGGCGCTGCAGGGCCGCGAGATTTCCCTATCCGGCGGCGGCACATCCTCTGCCATGGCGCATAAGAAGAATCCGGTGAAGGCGGAGCTTCTGGTCACCCTCGCGACCTTCAACGCCACACAGCTCGCCGGGATGCACACCGCATTGCGGGCAGAGCTTGAACGCTCCGGCGCGATGTGGGCCCTTGAATGGATGCTGCTGCCGCAGATGATCGCGGCCACTGGCCTGGGGCTGAACACGGCGCTGTCGCTTTTGAAAGACATTAAGGATCTGGGCGCACCGGCGTGA
- a CDS encoding complex I NDUFA9 subunit family protein: MSKLVTIYGGSGFVGRYIARRMAKEGWRVRVAVRRPNEAIFVKPYGVVGQVEPVLCNIRDDASVAAVMQGADAVVNCVGILAPQGKNKFDAVQHEGAERVARLASEAGITRMVHISAIGADVESESQYASTKGLGEEGVVEHMPNAVILRPSIVFGPEDDFFNRFASMSRFGPILPVVGADTKFQPVYVDDVARAAVKGVTGEAAGGIYELGGPDVDTFRELMQTMLDIVRRRRLIVNIPFFIGRIMGTSFDVLSFISGGLIKGPVTRDQVRNLAVDNVVSGETRTFADLGIEPVAMEAILPSYLWRFRPSGQYDAIKESASNLRADHE; this comes from the coding sequence ATGTCCAAGCTCGTCACCATCTACGGCGGATCAGGTTTCGTGGGCCGCTACATCGCGCGCCGCATGGCCAAGGAAGGCTGGCGCGTGCGGGTCGCCGTGCGCCGCCCGAACGAGGCGATCTTCGTGAAGCCCTACGGCGTCGTGGGCCAGGTCGAGCCGGTGCTGTGCAACATCCGCGATGACGCCTCGGTGGCGGCGGTGATGCAGGGAGCAGATGCAGTGGTGAACTGCGTCGGCATCCTGGCACCGCAAGGCAAGAACAAGTTTGACGCCGTGCAGCACGAAGGGGCCGAGCGGGTCGCGCGGCTGGCGTCTGAGGCCGGGATCACGCGGATGGTGCATATCTCTGCCATTGGCGCGGATGTCGAAAGCGAAAGCCAATATGCCAGCACCAAGGGCCTCGGCGAGGAAGGCGTGGTGGAGCATATGCCCAACGCCGTGATCCTGCGCCCGTCCATCGTCTTCGGGCCGGAGGATGATTTCTTCAATCGCTTCGCCTCCATGTCGCGTTTTGGACCGATCCTGCCGGTGGTTGGCGCGGACACGAAGTTCCAGCCAGTCTATGTCGACGACGTCGCGCGGGCCGCGGTCAAGGGCGTCACTGGCGAGGCCGCTGGTGGTATCTACGAGCTTGGCGGGCCCGATGTGGACACGTTCCGCGAGCTAATGCAGACCATGCTGGATATCGTCCGCCGGCGTCGGCTGATCGTGAACATTCCGTTCTTCATCGGACGGATCATGGGCACCTCTTTCGACGTGCTCAGCTTCATCAGTGGCGGGCTGATCAAGGGTCCTGTGACCCGCGATCAGGTGCGCAATCTGGCCGTGGACAATGTGGTGTCCGGCGAGACAAGAACCTTCGCTGATCTGGGTATCGAGCCGGTCGCGATGGAAGCGATCTTGCCGAGCTACTTGTGGCGCTTCCGGCCCTCTGGGCAGTACGACGCCATCAAGGAATCCGCGAGCAATCTGCGCGCCGATCACGAATAG
- a CDS encoding undecaprenyl-diphosphate phosphatase, producing MSLFHLILVALIQGLTEFLPVSSSGHLILLPGLTGMQDQGQMIDVAVHVGTLFAVILYFWSDVKVAAHGTTRLMKGKVDTQGAWLAMCLGIATVPVMAFGLILMVTGLGDMLRSVALIGWTMLIFGLVLYWTDQKGAVEKTAARWSIKDAAVMGLWQAIALIPGTSRSGATISGARHLGYGREDAAKLAMLMSIPTIIVSGLVLGVEVIADANMQLARDSILAATLAFISALFALTLMMRLLRSVSFTPYVIYRVILGIVLLVYAYS from the coding sequence ATGTCCCTGTTCCACCTGATCCTTGTGGCGTTGATCCAGGGTCTGACCGAGTTTTTGCCTGTCTCCTCCTCCGGCCATCTCATCTTGCTTCCGGGTCTCACCGGCATGCAGGACCAGGGCCAGATGATCGACGTTGCCGTGCATGTCGGCACGCTGTTCGCCGTGATCCTTTATTTCTGGAGCGACGTGAAAGTCGCAGCCCACGGCACAACGCGGCTAATGAAGGGCAAGGTGGACACGCAAGGGGCATGGCTGGCTATGTGCCTCGGGATCGCGACGGTGCCCGTGATGGCCTTCGGTCTGATCCTGATGGTGACCGGTCTGGGCGACATGCTGCGCTCGGTCGCGCTGATTGGATGGACGATGCTGATCTTTGGCCTCGTGCTCTACTGGACGGACCAGAAAGGCGCGGTCGAGAAAACCGCCGCACGCTGGTCCATAAAGGACGCGGCCGTCATGGGTCTGTGGCAGGCGATTGCGCTGATACCCGGCACCTCCCGCTCCGGCGCCACGATCTCGGGCGCGCGCCATCTGGGCTACGGGCGGGAGGACGCGGCGAAGCTCGCAATGCTGATGTCTATCCCGACCATCATCGTCTCCGGCCTTGTGCTGGGGGTCGAGGTCATCGCCGACGCCAATATGCAGCTCGCCCGCGACAGCATCCTCGCCGCAACGCTGGCCTTCATCTCGGCCCTCTTCGCGCTGACGCTGATGATGCGCCTGTTGAGATCCGTCAGCTTCACGCCTTACGTGATCTACCGCGTCATTCTCGGGATTGTCCTACTGGTCTACGCCTATTCGTGA
- a CDS encoding NAD(P)-dependent oxidoreductase, which yields MAKQRMLQFVNVDRDMPEKRPPDLRAKDFNEIYAEYAEAKAEEQAGRCSQCGVPYCQSHCPLHNNIPDWLRLTAEGRLKEAYEISQATNTFPEICGRICPQDRLCEGNCVIEQSGHGTVTIGSVEKYITDTAWENGWVKPAAPSHDRTESVGIIGAGPGGLAAADMLRRQGVQVTVYDRYDRAGGLLTYGIPGFKLEKDVVMKRIDQLEQGGVTFKMNCNVGEDVTFAELQKTHNAILIATGVYKSRDLPAPGVGAKGIVRAIDFLTASNRKSFGDAVAEFDSGELNAEGKRVVVIGGGDTAMDCVRTAIRQGAKSVKCLYRRDKANMPGSQREVANAEEEGVEFVWLSAPKGFTGDTVEGVMVQKMRLGAPDASGRQSPEIIEGADYVEDADLVIKALGFEPEALPSLWDVPELEVTRWGTVKADFRTHETSLPGVYACGDIQRGASLVVWAIRDGREAAEAILDQLNAAAQVAAE from the coding sequence ATGGCCAAGCAACGCATGCTGCAATTCGTGAATGTGGACCGGGACATGCCAGAGAAGCGTCCTCCTGATCTACGCGCCAAAGATTTCAACGAGATTTATGCAGAGTACGCAGAGGCCAAGGCCGAGGAGCAAGCCGGGCGCTGCAGCCAGTGTGGCGTGCCCTACTGCCAGTCCCATTGCCCGTTGCATAACAACATTCCTGACTGGCTTCGCCTGACCGCTGAAGGGCGTCTGAAAGAGGCCTACGAGATCAGCCAGGCCACGAACACGTTTCCAGAGATTTGCGGCCGCATCTGCCCGCAGGACCGCCTATGCGAAGGCAACTGTGTTATCGAGCAGTCCGGCCATGGTACGGTCACCATCGGATCGGTCGAGAAATATATCACGGACACCGCGTGGGAAAACGGTTGGGTGAAGCCCGCCGCACCTTCCCATGATCGCACGGAGAGCGTCGGCATCATCGGTGCGGGCCCGGGTGGTCTGGCCGCTGCAGATATGCTGCGCCGCCAAGGCGTGCAGGTCACTGTCTATGACCGCTATGATCGCGCGGGCGGGCTTCTGACCTACGGCATCCCCGGCTTCAAGCTGGAGAAGGACGTCGTGATGAAGCGCATCGACCAGCTGGAGCAGGGCGGCGTGACCTTCAAGATGAATTGCAACGTGGGCGAGGACGTCACTTTCGCTGAGCTGCAGAAGACCCATAACGCTATCCTGATCGCCACCGGTGTCTACAAATCCCGCGACCTGCCCGCGCCCGGCGTTGGCGCGAAGGGCATCGTGCGCGCGATTGATTTCCTGACCGCGAGCAATCGCAAGAGCTTTGGTGATGCGGTGGCGGAGTTCGACAGCGGCGAGCTGAACGCCGAAGGCAAGCGTGTGGTCGTGATCGGTGGCGGCGACACCGCGATGGATTGCGTGCGTACCGCGATCCGGCAGGGGGCCAAGTCGGTCAAATGCCTGTATCGCCGCGACAAGGCTAACATGCCCGGCTCCCAGCGCGAAGTGGCAAATGCCGAAGAGGAAGGCGTCGAATTCGTATGGCTGTCTGCCCCAAAAGGCTTCACCGGCGACACGGTCGAGGGCGTGATGGTGCAGAAAATGCGCCTTGGCGCGCCGGATGCCTCTGGCCGCCAGAGCCCCGAGATCATTGAGGGCGCGGACTATGTCGAAGACGCCGATCTGGTCATCAAGGCGCTGGGCTTCGAGCCCGAAGCGCTGCCGTCCTTGTGGGATGTGCCGGAGCTGGAAGTGACCCGCTGGGGCACGGTGAAGGCCGATTTCCGCACCCATGAGACATCTTTACCGGGCGTATACGCCTGCGGTGATATTCAACGTGGCGCAAGCCTGGTTGTTTGGGCTATCCGGGACGGACGCGAGGCGGCCGAAGCGATCCTGGACCAGCTGAACGCCGCGGCGCAGGTTGCTGCCGAGTGA
- the gltB gene encoding glutamate synthase large subunit, which produces MTKFDQDWVAHEEEKRRYMDENSLYREADEHASCGVGLVVSIDGKKSRKVVENGINALKAVWHRGAVDADGKTGDGAGIHVQIPFKFFGEQVERTGHTLRDELLALGQVFLPRTDHGAQETCRTIIESEVLRMGYYIYGWRHVPVNIACLGDKANATRPEIEQILISNSKGVEEEEFERDLYVIRRRVEKAAAAAQVPGLYICSLSCRSIIYKGMMLAEQVAEFYPDLMDERFESAFAIYHQRYSTNTFPQWWLAQPFRMLAHNGEINTLKGNLNWMKSHEIRMASGAFEDRAEDIKPIVPQGSSDSAALDAVFEVLVRSGRSAPMAKTLLVPESWSKQAVEMPKAWQDMYSYCNSVMEPWDGPAALAMTDGRWVVAGLDRNGLRPMRYAVTGDGLLIAGSETGMVPFDEATVREKGALGPGQMIGVHMGKAKLFHDTELKDKMSAALPFGDWVGKITDLDEITLDVEETAIFSGSELRTRQIAAGYSIEELEQILAPMADDGKEALASMGDDTPSAVLSKKYRPLSHFFRQNFSQVTNPPIDSLREFRVMSLKTRFGNLKNVLDEDSSQTEILVLNSPFVGNAQFDKLCDQFNADMVTLDCTFDANEGQGALRSALDKLRNEAEDAVRSGAGHIILTDQDQNADRIGMPMILATSAVHSWLTRKGLRTFCSLNVRSAECIDPHYFAVLIGCGATTVNAYLAEDSLADRIERGLLDMSLTEAVASYRNAIDQGLLKIMAKMGISVISSYRGGLNFEAVGLSRAMVAEYFPGMQSRISGIGVSGIQTKVAEVHASAWRNGTDVLPIGGFYKARRSGEKHAWEAQTMHMLQAACTRASYDMWKQYSQTMKANPPIHLRDLLDIKPLGEPISVDEVESITSIRKRFVTPGMSLGALSPEAHKTLNVAMNRIGAKSDSGEGGEDPAHFVPEPNGDNPSAKIKQVASGRFGVTAEYLNHCEELEIKVAQGAKPGEGGQLPGMKVTDLIARLRHSTKGVTLISPPPHHDIYSIEDLAQLIYDLKQINPRCKVTVKLVAASGVGTIAAGVAKAKADVILISGHNGGTGASPATSIKYAGLPWEMGLTEAHQVLAMNNLRERITLRTDGGLRTGRDIVMAAMMGAEEYGIGTAALIAMGCIMVRQCQSNTCPVGVCTQDEALREKFTGTADKVVNLITFYATEVREILASIGARSLDEVIGRADLLAQVSRGSAHLDDLDLNPLLITVDGADRIVYDRTRERNAVPDTLDAQIVKDAQPFFNDGEKMQLSYAVQNTLRTIGTRASSHIVQRFGMRNDLQPDHLTVKLSGSAGQSLGAFAAPGLKLEVFGDANDYVGKGLSGGRVVVRPAQDSPLKADENTIIGNTVLYGATDGYLFAAGRAGERFAVRNSGAKVVIEGCGTNGCEYMTGGVAVILGSIGANFGAGMTGGMAYLYDPDGESPELMNMETLVTCPVTVDHWESQLKSLIEAHVAETESVKAARILQDWDVERANFVQVCPKEMLVHLPAPLSLEAKAVPAE; this is translated from the coding sequence ATGACCAAGTTTGACCAGGACTGGGTGGCCCACGAGGAAGAGAAGCGCCGCTACATGGACGAAAACTCGCTCTACCGCGAGGCGGACGAGCACGCCTCGTGCGGGGTGGGCCTTGTCGTGTCCATTGATGGCAAGAAATCCCGCAAGGTCGTCGAGAACGGCATCAATGCGCTGAAGGCCGTCTGGCACCGCGGCGCGGTCGACGCCGACGGCAAGACCGGCGATGGCGCAGGCATTCATGTGCAGATTCCGTTCAAGTTCTTCGGCGAACAGGTCGAGCGCACCGGCCACACCCTGCGTGACGAATTGCTGGCCTTGGGTCAGGTGTTCCTGCCGCGCACGGATCACGGCGCGCAGGAGACCTGCCGCACGATCATCGAGAGCGAAGTGCTGCGGATGGGCTACTACATCTACGGCTGGCGGCACGTGCCGGTGAACATCGCGTGCCTTGGTGACAAGGCCAACGCGACGCGGCCCGAAATCGAGCAAATCCTGATCTCCAACTCCAAAGGCGTCGAGGAAGAAGAGTTCGAGCGCGATCTTTATGTGATCCGCCGCCGGGTGGAAAAAGCCGCCGCCGCCGCGCAAGTGCCGGGGCTCTACATCTGTTCGTTGTCCTGCCGGTCGATCATCTACAAGGGCATGATGCTGGCCGAGCAAGTGGCCGAGTTCTACCCCGACCTGATGGACGAGCGGTTCGAGAGCGCGTTTGCGATCTACCACCAGCGCTATTCGACCAACACTTTCCCGCAGTGGTGGCTCGCGCAGCCGTTCCGCATGCTGGCCCATAACGGCGAGATCAACACGCTGAAGGGCAATCTGAACTGGATGAAGAGCCACGAGATCCGCATGGCCTCCGGCGCGTTCGAGGATCGGGCGGAAGATATCAAGCCCATCGTACCGCAGGGCTCGTCGGATTCGGCGGCGCTGGATGCGGTGTTTGAAGTGCTGGTGCGCTCGGGCCGGTCGGCCCCGATGGCCAAGACGCTGCTGGTGCCCGAGTCGTGGTCCAAGCAAGCGGTCGAGATGCCTAAAGCGTGGCAGGACATGTATTCCTACTGCAATTCTGTGATGGAGCCGTGGGACGGCCCCGCCGCCCTGGCGATGACCGATGGGCGCTGGGTTGTGGCGGGTCTGGACCGCAACGGCCTGCGCCCAATGCGCTATGCGGTGACCGGCGACGGCCTTCTGATTGCAGGGTCCGAGACGGGCATGGTGCCGTTCGACGAGGCGACCGTGCGCGAGAAGGGCGCATTGGGGCCAGGGCAGATGATTGGCGTGCACATGGGCAAGGCCAAGCTGTTCCATGACACCGAGTTGAAGGACAAGATGTCCGCGGCGCTGCCGTTTGGCGATTGGGTCGGCAAGATCACCGATCTGGATGAGATCACGCTGGACGTGGAGGAGACCGCTATCTTCTCCGGCTCGGAGCTGCGCACGCGCCAGATCGCGGCGGGCTATTCTATTGAGGAGCTGGAACAAATCCTCGCGCCGATGGCCGACGATGGCAAGGAGGCGCTTGCGTCCATGGGCGACGACACCCCTAGCGCGGTGCTGTCGAAGAAGTACCGCCCGCTGTCGCATTTCTTCCGCCAGAACTTCAGCCAGGTGACGAACCCGCCAATCGACAGCTTGCGCGAATTCCGCGTGATGAGCCTGAAGACCCGGTTCGGCAACCTCAAGAACGTGCTGGACGAGGATTCATCCCAGACCGAGATTTTGGTGCTGAACAGCCCGTTCGTCGGCAATGCGCAGTTCGACAAGCTTTGCGACCAGTTCAACGCGGACATGGTGACGCTTGATTGCACGTTTGACGCCAATGAGGGCCAAGGCGCGCTGCGGAGCGCGTTGGACAAGCTGCGTAACGAGGCAGAAGATGCGGTGCGTTCTGGCGCGGGCCACATTATTCTGACCGATCAGGACCAGAATGCGGATCGCATCGGTATGCCGATGATCCTGGCGACGAGCGCTGTTCATTCGTGGCTGACGCGCAAGGGCTTGCGGACCTTCTGCTCGCTCAACGTGCGCTCGGCCGAGTGTATCGACCCGCATTACTTTGCGGTTCTGATCGGCTGCGGTGCGACCACCGTGAACGCCTATCTGGCCGAGGACTCGCTGGCCGACCGCATCGAGCGCGGGCTGCTGGACATGTCCCTGACCGAAGCGGTGGCGAGCTACCGCAATGCGATTGATCAAGGTCTTTTGAAGATCATGGCGAAGATGGGGATCTCGGTGATTTCGTCCTATCGCGGGGGCCTGAATTTCGAGGCCGTCGGTCTGAGCCGCGCGATGGTGGCGGAGTATTTCCCGGGTATGCAGTCGCGTATCTCTGGTATTGGTGTCTCTGGCATCCAGACCAAGGTGGCGGAAGTTCATGCCTCTGCTTGGCGCAACGGCACGGATGTGCTGCCCATTGGCGGTTTCTACAAGGCGCGTCGGTCGGGCGAGAAACACGCCTGGGAAGCGCAGACAATGCATATGCTGCAGGCTGCGTGCACGCGGGCGAGCTATGACATGTGGAAGCAGTATAGCCAGACGATGAAGGCTAATCCGCCCATTCACTTGCGCGATTTGCTGGATATCAAGCCACTGGGCGAGCCGATTTCGGTGGATGAGGTGGAGTCGATCACGTCCATTCGCAAGCGCTTCGTGACGCCGGGCATGTCGCTGGGGGCGCTATCGCCCGAAGCGCACAAGACGCTAAACGTGGCGATGAACCGGATCGGCGCGAAGTCGGACTCGGGCGAGGGTGGCGAGGACCCGGCGCATTTCGTGCCGGAGCCCAATGGCGACAACCCTTCGGCGAAGATCAAGCAGGTGGCGTCGGGCCGCTTTGGTGTAACCGCCGAGTACCTGAATCACTGCGAAGAGCTGGAGATCAAGGTCGCCCAGGGTGCCAAGCCCGGCGAGGGTGGGCAGCTGCCCGGCATGAAAGTTACCGATCTGATTGCGCGGCTGCGGCACTCGACGAAGGGCGTGACGCTGATCTCACCTCCGCCGCACCACGACATCTACTCGATCGAGGATCTGGCGCAACTGATCTACGACCTCAAGCAGATCAACCCACGCTGTAAGGTGACGGTGAAGCTGGTTGCCGCAAGCGGTGTTGGCACGATTGCCGCCGGTGTGGCGAAGGCGAAAGCGGATGTGATCCTGATTTCCGGCCATAATGGCGGGACGGGCGCGTCGCCTGCGACCTCGATCAAATATGCAGGTCTGCCGTGGGAGATGGGTTTGACCGAAGCGCATCAGGTGCTGGCGATGAACAACCTGCGCGAGCGGATCACGCTGCGCACGGATGGTGGCTTGCGTACGGGGCGCGACATTGTCATGGCCGCGATGATGGGGGCCGAGGAATACGGCATCGGTACCGCTGCGCTGATCGCGATGGGCTGCATCATGGTGCGTCAGTGCCAGTCGAACACTTGCCCGGTGGGTGTGTGTACCCAAGACGAGGCGCTGCGCGAGAAGTTCACCGGCACCGCGGATAAGGTGGTGAACCTGATCACCTTCTACGCGACCGAGGTGCGGGAAATCCTGGCCTCGATCGGGGCGCGGTCGCTGGACGAGGTGATCGGGCGGGCGGACTTGCTGGCGCAGGTATCGCGTGGCTCTGCCCATCTGGATGATCTGGACCTGAACCCGCTGCTGATCACTGTCGATGGCGCGGACCGGATCGTCTACGACCGGACCCGCGAGCGCAATGCGGTGCCGGACACGCTGGATGCACAGATCGTTAAAGACGCGCAGCCGTTCTTCAACGATGGCGAGAAGATGCAGCTGTCCTATGCCGTGCAGAACACCTTGCGGACCATTGGGACGCGGGCGTCGAGCCATATCGTGCAGCGCTTCGGGATGCGCAACGATCTGCAGCCGGATCATTTGACGGTGAAGCTGAGCGGCTCTGCCGGGCAATCGCTGGGTGCCTTTGCGGCGCCGGGTCTGAAGCTGGAAGTCTTTGGCGACGCGAATGACTACGTGGGCAAAGGCCTGTCGGGCGGGCGCGTCGTCGTTCGCCCCGCGCAGGACAGCCCGTTGAAGGCGGATGAGAATACGATCATCGGCAACACGGTGCTTTACGGCGCAACCGATGGCTACCTGTTCGCCGCTGGCCGGGCAGGCGAGCGGTTCGCTGTGCGAAACTCCGGCGCGAAGGTCGTGATTGAGGGCTGCGGCACCAATGGCTGCGAGTACATGACCGGCGGTGTCGCTGTGATCCTGGGCTCCATCGGCGCGAATTTCGGGGCCGGCATGACGGGCGGCATGGCCTATCTTTATGACCCCGATGGCGAGTCGCCCGAGCTGATGAACATGGAGACGCTGGTGACCTGCCCTGTCACCGTCGATCATTGGGAGAGCCAGCTGAAAAGTCTGATCGAGGCGCATGTGGCCGAGACAGAAAGCGTCAAGGCCGCGCGGATCCTTCAGGATTGGGACGTGGAGCGCGCCAATTTCGTGCAGGTCTGCCCAAAAGAGATGCTGGTGCATCTGCCCGCGCCGCTGAGCCTTGAGGCAAAGGCAGTTCCAGCGGAATAA
- a CDS encoding RNA pyrophosphohydrolase, with product MTPEDIAKLPYRPCVGVMLVNAQGQIFVAQRIDSDVPAWQMPQGGIDDGETAREAALRELEEETGVPASKVRVENETDDWLTYDLPHDLVPKVWKGRFRGQKQKWVLLRFLGHDSEIDIQTDHPEFSEWRWLDADALLGKIVPFKREVYGKVIEAFRPLL from the coding sequence ATGACCCCCGAGGACATCGCAAAGCTGCCCTATCGCCCCTGCGTGGGTGTGATGCTCGTCAATGCGCAGGGCCAGATTTTCGTCGCGCAGCGGATCGACAGCGACGTGCCCGCCTGGCAGATGCCCCAAGGCGGCATCGACGATGGCGAGACCGCGCGCGAGGCCGCCTTGCGTGAGTTGGAAGAAGAAACAGGCGTTCCGGCCTCCAAAGTACGTGTGGAAAACGAGACCGACGATTGGCTGACCTACGACCTGCCCCATGATCTTGTGCCGAAGGTCTGGAAAGGTCGCTTCCGCGGTCAAAAGCAGAAATGGGTGCTGCTGCGTTTTCTGGGTCACGACAGCGAGATCGACATTCAGACCGACCACCCCGAGTTTTCCGAATGGCGCTGGCTCGACGCGGATGCGCTTCTCGGCAAGATCGTGCCATTCAAGCGCGAGGTGTACGGCAAAGTGATCGAAGCCTTCCGTCCACTCCTATAG